The region TATATAATAGTAATACCCCCTCCATCCAATATTAATAGTTACTTTAGGACAAACACgattattaagaaatttagtttCTCTACGAAAAAGGgttaatttataaaagaaaactaCATTTATCCTTAGGCTTAATCATTCAAAAGACCcttatctttaaactttttttcaattgcaccctgacgtaggaaatTCCTCTCAGAACCCCTCCAcctttagattctttttcaattgtaccccaaagtattaaattgatctcttttcacatgaatttttttttaaataatctttcatttttaatctatattctaattacacactaatattattaataatgtaaaaaatcattcttcttaaaattatatccagtaactttttaaaattaaagctataatttttttttaatttagggtacattgaaaaaaatctaaagatggggggattttgagaggattttcctacgtcTGCAATTGGAATGGAATTTAATGGTAGGagggttttgagagagttttctaacgtcagggtgcaattgaaaaaaagtttaaaggtggaggacttttgagtgattaggccttatcCTTATTTGATGTAGTAGtaatttttgtatcttttgttttctttttaatataatcCACTATAATTAATGAAGATATATATGACGGTAGTTTATTAAAGTAATACATATATGAGTATTCataaggccaaatgttgtaaaaaggccaaacctttcataaaagtttcacaaaagtccccacctttcaattttgtcgattttggccaaaaactgattatttagtttcacaaaagtcccaaccttttaattttgtcgattttggccaaaaatggattatttggtttcacaaaagtcctgatcttTCAATATTTAGCATGGCACATAAGCATCACATAGGCGCCatataggcaaattgaaatcaatctgagagttggccacaattgaaaccaaataatttatttttggccaaaattgacaaaattgaaaggtcaggccttttgtgaaacttttatgaaaggtttggcctttttaagacatttggcctTTTAATTTGGAacaatttttttccaaaacaGTGCATCGATTTGATGGAGGGATTACATAATAGCataatctcatttttttttcaactatGATTTTTTTCTTACGAAAACAGTTTCacttatgattttattattttaacatacTCCCTACAcggttattttgttttatttttttaatattcatctcgctcaaaaatatttagcttatgttaaatacaatatatattcAGTTATATATTACTTGACATACTTTTAATTATTCTATTTGagatttgtttacatttcaaatattcttcTTCAAGTGCAATTGATCAATTTCCATTTATTTAGTATGGAATTCTTTAATCTTAAACTCGACTTAACTCttaacattaaaatttaaaattactaataaaaattattctcttctgctttgaatttaaatttatccaacaattaaatcatttgaaattttaatataatattaaataataaattcattCAAAAATTGAAACTCTCTaagtatttataattttactatcTACAACAAGCTTTGTAAATAGATATTTTTACGTGTTTGTGAATGGCATTGATGACTTGATATGTTTGCTTCTGTTTACGTTTGTTTAGCTATCCCATTTGTTTATAGatgtattttgttttattttggtgaTGCAAATGAAATTACAAGCTATAGATAAAAGTAGTGCtttcagaaaaagaaaaaagccATATGAAGATGTATGTAATTTGTTCATCCTTTAATTAGTCAAAGATGGTTCATATTTTACCTAATTGgctttaaaaagtaaatattttaatactgGTAGTAGTGACGCAAAAATTTAGTTCAATTAAGTAATCGTAACTCATAATTTTTGGGTAATTTTTACTAATCGTTTCTTAACTTTATTATCTCTTGCTTATAAAAAATAggcaattatataaaaaaaactttattatCTCTTTCTGAACTGTCTCcaaattttcttctttctttctgatATATCCCCAGACTTTTATTCGTTCACTAATCGTctctaaatatatttaataatttggttGTTCATtcaatggatttttttttataatttcgttAATATTTTATGACATGTCACTTGATTTAATAGTTAACTCATGAGACTGAAATATGAATAATTCGGTCTagtgaaaaaaatatatggaaCATGACAAAACTGATGAAAACTTAAATGTGTTTGATAGAGCTCAAATGCAGATATAGAGTATCTCATACCAAAATCAGAATAAAAAACCTAAGGACTACGAAGATTCTCTAACATCACAAAGTGTTTTTATGCTACATGCATCAAAGAGCATTATATAAATATACGTAAGAGTATCAGTATAGAGATTGGTGAAAAGTATCTTACAGATTATACAACCTCTTGTACCTTTTTAATCTACCCCATTCATTTTACAATAAACGGTTTAGATTGTAAACATGATTCtttcaagttcattttgaacttcaGGGAATCCCAATCCCCTGTACATACCTCGTTATAGgtaaaattttgtttattaaataatattggtTTGATCAGTGTTCGAACAAACAACCAGAAGTCCAGAATAGATTTCTATTCCTTCCGTTCGTAAAAAATACgctcatttaattttttttgttttaaggccacgtttatttaatttacatacaTATGACAATTGTAGTTTATGAATAATTGATCATGaaaatcactgaactttcaaattttttcatttcaatcactaactattttttttcattttgatcactgaactttcattttttttcattttcgtaTTTTctggccaaaaatgcttaggtggcagccggaattaattttgtttaacctgaaaacttgccatacatgcattatttgatctaaaaaaaagtcatttttaaagtgaaattatgtatatgtgataaatttttaaagtaaaatttataaaatccgGTTGTCATATGTCAACTTctggctgccacctaagcatttttggcctgaagtatcaaaatgaaaaaaaaatgaaagttcagtgatcaaatgaaaaaaaaatagtttagtgactgaaataaaaaaattcgaaagtttAAGGATGGTCAGAATAAGTTACCCGTAGTTTATTTAGTTAGAATTATACTAACTActtattatatctttattaaataattaaagcatttattttttcaatatatttctaTTGATTAGTAAAATGACTCacaaaattacatataaaaaaatgatttacaaattacatataaaatcataggAAAGGCTAAAAAATGATCATAATATCCTTCATATTTTTTGAGACTCAATTATAATCCTCATGTTGCTAAAACCTAAAATTTGCACCCTTCTCATGTTAACGTTTTAGTAATATAAGAGTTATAATTGAATCTCAAAAAACATGGAGGGATGAGGGATTATAAAAGCGTGAGCAGTAATATTAGGACATTTTTTAGCCTTCTTCCTAAAATTATTCTTCTGACCTACGTATTCTCTAATTCAgaatatagtttaatttttaattactcaATGATTTGTCAGTAATCATTTACATTTCCAAAGTCagtaatttatttgttttgggCCCATTTTAGTGTTGAAAACTTGTGGAGAAGAAAACAGAACATATGGAAGCGTGGCGATCATAATACAGTTGAGACAGAGCTATCAAACAACCTGAGACATGGTTACTTCTCCTGCATGTAAACGCGTGGATCATCAACCAATAGCCTATAAAATCCCTCTCTACTGAACTCCACATTTCAAATCAAAAGTTCAATTTTGGTGGTggattaagtttataaaagtagTTTCAGTTTGCGGCGGAGGAAATGGCAACCGAACGTGGATTCAGATTTCCGGCACAGAGTCAAGAGAAGCAGCCGGGGAAAGAATACGTGATGCACCCTCTTCCTCAGTTCATTATTCCTCACTACAAGCCTTCTAACAAGCTCCATGTAAACCCCTTTTCTTCTCTTAAGTTTAAACTTAAATACTGctcctttttattattattgttaatgGAAAACCTATCTTTGAACAATCGAAAAGGTCAAGCAATTGGATGAGACTCCAATTATTATATTATCTTAACGACCGATTATTCAATGCGACTGTTGAATCACGTTatttgtataataatataatgagATATTTACAATGTTGGAATATTCACtgtttattaaaaatttcaacATCACAAACATCTCATTGATTTGTTATACGAATAATTTGCAAAATTATTGCGTTCTATTCTATCTTACTAACTCTACATACAAACAATTTTAACTGTAAGGCCAATAATGTGGGAAGCGAACAAACAAGCGTGAATTGATATTTCTCAACTTTGAAGTGATTTTCTCtcaaattttaatgaatatgaaatgccaattttatttgatactagtttcgcattacgtgctatgcacgtgactcataacgtaactcgtcaataaacatattaataaatatattataattatatcaatttttttatttataattaatattaaattagttaaaaaaatttataaaaataaatataatatattcggttattaaattttttccatactaaattaataaatctatcttaattaaataattaacttaattttattaataatatctttaaaaataataagatagaaatttaaataatattatattgaccaaatacagtattttaattttgtagttcaatcaatcTAAAATATAggcattcctactaatttggagacaatttagttattttttacattactaaaaactaaattggagataatttagctacctattctaattaggactttaattataatagtgattaattaaataactaattagttaatgactataaaacctttatctagtagtaaactgaaaaggattattcagtaaatttgactgtcccccccatccgtgcttttatatatagtatagatatattcTTTGTAAAAAAAAGTGTAGatcaatttcatttaatttatatatttttaatcggCCTAATACCTCCAAAAACAGACTTTTTAGCccctttttaattttactatgacgttgaaaactgatcaattttaccctatttcgcaATATCTTGTTacaattgtaccctaatttttaaaattttcacaatttttaatttaaatgaagaaattattttattaattaagtttaaagataaaactaaatttatttccattcaaaaaagtacaaataagtattttattttaaaaaaactaactaaaaacaataatcaaattaaaaataatttaaattcttaattaatttaactaaatctaaataaatttttaacatattcaattaatatatgatagacatggagaacgttttttaatttttccaaatgaacaaaacatcaatttaatatttcacggtacaattaaaatacaaaaatgcaaaataggataaaattaacCATTTTTTAACGTCAGGGTAAAACTGAAAagaggctaaaaggtcgggattttttaagacattataccatttttaatctacaccattcTTTTATGGGATAAATTAATTGAACTTAATGTCtcacgttttttaaaatatgaggaAATCCTAATCGAATAAGTATACATGTCTATTTTATCTTGTGTTTATCTTTGTTTTAGATAACTATATAAGAATTACTTTTTGAGGATATTAAATTTTCTAAGTCACTGTAATTATTAGTATCTACAAAAAGGTTACtacatttcattttattttaaagaggtCTTCgagttatattttttgttacaaAGTTGGAACTGCAATTAATAAACATATCACCGGAGATGTCAAATCCGCACTCATATAAAACACCCATTTTCACGCTAAAACggtgtttttatttatatggaaagccgaaattataaaaaagaacgTAGCTCAAGTAAAAGGTATAACTTagtgactttttttttttgtgattcaCAAGAAGttaaatattctttttataataacaAAAACATTTTTGTAGCAAAAAGTAACAACTTGATGacttttttgtaacaaaatgaaacatATACACTACTAGTAAACAATGAGTTTGTGACGAATTAGTGAGGGATTGATGTCACTAATTTGTAACGGATTTCATTTTTCGTCACAAATTATTTGTGAAGCCCAAAATTGTGACAAATTAGTGACATATTTTCCCGTCACAAACTACATGTTTTTTGTTATTgatagtgacctttttgtaaatACCGGTAACTTGAATGACCTagagaattaaatattttatttttgatgtcccaacataatattatttttatattacttaACACATATTTAccttttgtactattaatataaatgagtttaatatataaaattaataggtAAAATTAACAATGTTGTTGACTATCTCATATCCGAAAGGCAAGAGTGAGGGATATAGAATaaaatgtgtatatatatatataacattataTATTTAACGTATTTTTAATTTGCGAGAaaatgaaaagtgacaatggaTTTGAGGCAGTACTAAGTATAATATTCTAAACCTTTCTATCATAAAAGCTACTatatacaatataaaatactCGATTTATTTAAAAGCTAAAGTTATTGGATGAGGCTCTGAATAATATTATCTTAACAATATTGCCCCTAAATTCTTAAGAAGAAAGAAATCAACTAATTATATTAAGATGCACCTTCATGACActccaaatgaaaaagaaaacatattAATACTCATAGTCTATACTCAAAGTGAAATAAACCAAATATACTTATAAATCCAAGTTTGCTCGTAAAAGAAGGGACTTAATGCGAGATTGACTTGGGTGTGGtttatatgaaaatataatGTTCAATCTCGATTCAAGCAATGCCGGGCCAGGGCGGGTCCCCGGCCAGTGAGCAAGTGTAGTTGCAATTGAAGTTGTACCACTTCATTTAATCGGAAAATTGACATTTTAGACataaaacttcaattttaatatagaattactttaaaataacattgttttgttgtgttttgttTTTCCGTATACATGTTACATAAGTCGCACTATGTGATTGTAGATTAATAGCATAATGTGAAAATGGCAGGGAAAGGTAGCGCTGGTGACAGGCGGTGATTCGGGTATAGGAAGAGCTGTAGCATATTTGTTTACTATAGAAGGTGCAACTGTGGCATTTACTTATGTGAAAGGTCAGGAGGACGAAGACAAAGACCATATCCTCAACATCTTAAAAGAGATCAAGCCAAAAGGAGCAAAAGATCCTATTGCCATTCATACCGATGTCGGATTCGAAGAAAATTGCGAGAAGGTTGTTGATCGAGTGATGAGCGAATACGGAAAGATTGATATTCTGATTAATAATGCAGCTGAACAAATCTTCACTCCTACGATTCAAGATATTACTCAGCATAGGCTTGAAAGGGTGTTTAGGACCAACATCTTTTCTCATTTCTTCATGTCCAGGTAAGCACaattaaaaacttaatcattCCAATCTTATATGTTTTGATCAATCATGCGTGATTTTTAATGAACTGCAAACGACTAAATCACAACGGAAACACTGAGATTGAGGCTGAAACAACGAGATCGATGGAAAAGCAGAGATCAAGATGGAAACACCAAGATCGGGATGAAAAAGGCGAGACTGAGATGGAAACGCTGAGGTCGAGatggaaataattttttttttaaatttaaatttttcattttataaaaataaataaaatatattttacacaAATAAACGCAAGTATCaagaaatttagttaatttagataaaataaattcatttataattttttttattgatgtagtagtatttttttaatatttttaatttatttataaatgttttagtTATCATATAGATATTTTTAATGAGATATTTATGGATATATTTGACACAATATAATTCTTTTGATGGATGTTTGGAAATGAAATGCACAGGTATGCATTACAGCATATGAAAGAAGGGAGTTGCATTATCAACACCACATCTGTGGCAGCCTATGCTGGAAATGCAGAATTGTTAGACTACAGTTCCACCAAAGGAGCCATAGTATCTTTTACCAGGAGTCTAGCCCTCAACCTCGTCGGCAGAGGCATTCGTGTCAATGCGGTTGCCCCGGGTCCTGTGTGGACGCCCCTTCAACCAGCGTCTTTGCCTGCTCAGAGAATCGCACAATTGGGAAGTGAAACGGCGATGGACAGAGCAGGACAACCATTTGAGATTGCACCTTCTTTTCTCTTCCTGGCTTGCAATGACTCTTCTTCTTTTATCACTGGCCAAGTTCTGCATCCTAATGGTATGCGTTTCTCAaaccaaaaaatattaatacgGAATGactaaaagtatatatattttttaggcctaatgtcttaaaaaactccgaccttttagccccttttcaatcataccctgacgttgtaaatttgtcaattttaccctattttgcatttttgtgtttcaattgtaccctgaaaaattaaattaacgtcttttgcgtttggaaatttgtttaaaacattctacatgtctcgcatatattaattgtatatttttaaaatttatttaaatttagttaaattaattaagaatttaaattagtgttaatttgattatggtttttagttagtttttaaaaataaaggacttatttgtacttttttgaataaaaaagaatttaatttcatgtttagacttaattaattgaatgatttcatcatttaagtaaaaaaattaacaaaaatttaaatattggggtacaattgaaaacagaaaattcaaaagtgggtaaaattgacaaattttcaacgtcggggtagaattgaaaaaaagtttaaaggtgaggggtttttgagtgattagacctattttttattatatacgtagaatattaaaattttagaagtaattttattttatttttggtaatAAACCATTGATTATATTAAGCTCAAACAACAATTACACCCAAGGCTCACAAAGGAGCAACTAAAGCTGGCAATACAACATCAGAGACAACCTACTGATCTAGACTTTGCCAATTCTGATAAATCTCTATAAACTGTGGACTATTGTTTCTCTTAACAAACATGTTCATCAAGACATCATTTCTAATCCAGCTATTCACAATTAGGGG is a window of Mercurialis annua linkage group LG2, ddMerAnnu1.2, whole genome shotgun sequence DNA encoding:
- the LOC126667241 gene encoding NADPH-dependent aldehyde reductase 1, chloroplastic-like, with product MATERGFRFPAQSQEKQPGKEYVMHPLPQFIIPHYKPSNKLHGKVALVTGGDSGIGRAVAYLFTIEGATVAFTYVKGQEDEDKDHILNILKEIKPKGAKDPIAIHTDVGFEENCEKVVDRVMSEYGKIDILINNAAEQIFTPTIQDITQHRLERVFRTNIFSHFFMSRYALQHMKEGSCIINTTSVAAYAGNAELLDYSSTKGAIVSFTRSLALNLVGRGIRVNAVAPGPVWTPLQPASLPAQRIAQLGSETAMDRAGQPFEIAPSFLFLACNDSSSFITGQVLHPNGGMIVNA